One genomic region from Candidatus Bathyarchaeia archaeon encodes:
- a CDS encoding DNA-directed DNA polymerase I, which produces MAQRRLDEFSMLVAKPQETREEALPFTESIENERKQRGFPPTAPENLPPSYFVSATYDGKAGKALIKLYEPVSGRIYFWYDNTGHKPYCYTNLSPFELEKIDRLMKHPGFDHFEIEEKFDPLLDKPVKVTKIVAKDPLAIGGRPKGCIRDIIPEDFPKVADVPVSVESIKVWESKIKYYQSYIYDRGLLPGMVYEVKNGDLVSKRLEEAEKTIQQIVSTFKEADVEELQYIEQWARLLEYPAPKFRYVAMDIEVYSPIPTRMPDPREAAYPIVCVSLYSSDGQKQVLLLKREGVREGSERLPADVQIEYFDSEEKLIRAVFEVLWNYPFVITFNGDDFDLRYLAHRAENHGFKKDEIPIEIGKRVCLLKYGVHIDLYKFFFNRSIQIYAFNNRYRDVTLGDVGRALVGLDKITLEKGIGELTYTELAKYCFRDAEITYKLTSFEDELVLKLILVLARISSMPMEDVSRQGVSRWIRNFMHREHRRKNMLIPNAEDILALKGKTATKAIIKGKKYKGAIVVEPVPGVHFNVAVMDFPSLYPSIIKVWNLGYQSILCRHPECQTNLVPDTPHWVCRKKRALESLLIGSLRDLRVQWYKPKSKDKALPPEVRSWYNIIQGALKVILNASYGVFGAETFDLYCPPVAEATAAIGRHAITQIIKRAEELGIQVLYGDTDSVFLKNPSKEQIHELEEWTERELKMGLDVDKVYRYAVFSSRKKNYLGVLEDGSVDVKGLTGKKRHIPIFIKKAFDKMKERLATVKTPADFEAAKKDIIQTIRDCYIRLKRREWESLNELAFNVVLGEEPERYTKTTPQHVKAARILKESGMELKAGDLISFVKVVNEPHVKPVELATKNEIDVDKYVAYLHSTFDQVLDALGLDFDEIIGLTKLERFM; this is translated from the coding sequence ATGGCTCAAAGGCGCCTAGACGAATTTTCAATGCTGGTGGCTAAGCCCCAAGAAACCCGAGAGGAAGCCCTACCCTTCACAGAATCCATAGAAAATGAGCGAAAACAGAGGGGTTTTCCGCCAACAGCGCCTGAAAACCTTCCCCCGTCATATTTTGTTTCAGCCACTTATGATGGCAAAGCTGGAAAAGCCCTAATCAAGCTTTACGAGCCGGTTTCTGGGCGAATCTACTTTTGGTATGATAATACTGGGCATAAGCCCTACTGCTACACAAACCTTTCGCCATTCGAGCTTGAAAAAATCGACCGCTTAATGAAGCATCCGGGCTTCGATCACTTTGAAATCGAGGAGAAGTTTGACCCCCTTTTGGATAAGCCGGTTAAAGTGACAAAGATTGTGGCTAAGGACCCGCTGGCTATTGGGGGACGCCCAAAAGGCTGCATAAGGGATATTATTCCAGAGGACTTCCCAAAGGTTGCAGATGTTCCAGTTTCTGTAGAATCCATCAAAGTTTGGGAGTCCAAGATAAAGTACTACCAATCCTACATTTATGATCGTGGACTTTTGCCCGGTATGGTTTACGAGGTTAAGAATGGTGATCTTGTGTCAAAACGCCTAGAAGAGGCGGAGAAAACGATTCAGCAAATAGTTAGCACTTTTAAGGAGGCTGACGTTGAAGAACTTCAATACATTGAGCAGTGGGCTAGGCTTCTGGAGTATCCAGCTCCAAAGTTCCGTTATGTAGCCATGGACATTGAGGTTTACTCACCCATACCAACCCGGATGCCAGACCCCCGCGAGGCAGCCTACCCGATAGTCTGTGTCTCCCTATACAGTTCAGATGGGCAAAAGCAGGTTCTCCTCCTAAAAAGGGAAGGGGTTCGCGAGGGCTCGGAACGTTTACCAGCAGACGTTCAAATAGAATATTTCGATTCTGAAGAGAAGCTGATAAGGGCTGTTTTTGAGGTTTTGTGGAACTACCCATTTGTGATAACCTTCAACGGCGACGACTTCGACCTACGATATTTAGCGCATAGAGCAGAAAACCACGGCTTTAAGAAGGATGAAATCCCAATAGAGATTGGCAAACGGGTTTGCCTCCTAAAGTATGGTGTTCACATAGACCTTTACAAGTTCTTCTTCAACCGCTCCATACAAATTTATGCCTTCAACAACCGCTACCGAGACGTAACTTTAGGCGACGTTGGAAGGGCACTTGTGGGCTTGGACAAGATAACGCTTGAAAAGGGAATAGGCGAACTAACATACACGGAACTTGCAAAATACTGCTTCAGAGACGCCGAAATCACCTACAAACTCACAAGCTTCGAAGACGAGCTAGTCTTAAAGTTGATTCTCGTTTTGGCTAGGATAAGCAGCATGCCAATGGAGGATGTAAGCCGACAAGGCGTATCCCGCTGGATAAGAAATTTCATGCACCGCGAACACCGCAGAAAAAACATGCTCATCCCAAACGCTGAAGACATACTAGCCCTAAAGGGCAAGACAGCCACAAAAGCCATAATAAAGGGCAAAAAATACAAGGGCGCCATAGTAGTCGAACCAGTGCCAGGCGTCCACTTTAACGTCGCAGTAATGGACTTCCCAAGCCTATACCCATCAATAATAAAAGTTTGGAACCTGGGCTACCAGTCCATCTTGTGTAGGCATCCAGAGTGCCAAACAAACCTCGTTCCAGACACGCCCCACTGGGTCTGCCGCAAAAAACGCGCCCTAGAAAGCCTCCTAATAGGCTCCCTCAGAGACTTGCGGGTCCAATGGTACAAGCCAAAATCTAAGGATAAGGCTCTGCCACCAGAAGTTAGAAGCTGGTACAATATTATTCAAGGCGCATTAAAAGTCATTTTAAACGCCAGCTACGGCGTTTTCGGAGCGGAAACCTTCGACCTCTACTGCCCCCCAGTGGCTGAAGCCACAGCAGCCATAGGGAGGCACGCCATAACCCAAATAATTAAGAGGGCTGAGGAGCTGGGCATACAAGTGCTTTACGGCGACACAGACAGCGTCTTCCTAAAAAACCCATCAAAAGAGCAAATACACGAACTAGAAGAATGGACTGAACGCGAGCTTAAAATGGGCTTAGACGTGGACAAGGTTTACCGCTACGCAGTCTTCAGCTCCCGCAAAAAGAACTATCTAGGTGTACTGGAAGACGGAAGTGTAGACGTTAAGGGTTTGACGGGCAAGAAACGCCACATCCCCATATTCATCAAGAAAGCTTTTGACAAAATGAAAGAACGCCTAGCCACAGTGAAAACGCCAGCAGACTTCGAAGCAGCCAAAAAAGATATTATCCAAACAATTCGCGACTGTTACATACGCCTAAAAAGACGTGAATGGGAAAGCCTAAACGAACTAGCCTTCAACGTGGTTTTAGGCGAAGAACCAGAACGCTACACAAAGACAACACCACAACACGTGAAAGCCGCAAGAATCCTAAAAGAAAGTGGAATGGAACTCAAAGCCGGAGACCTAATAAGCTTTGTAAAAGTGGTGAACGAGCCTCACGTAAAACCAGTGGAACTAGCAACGAAAAATGAGATAGATGTGGACAAATATGTGGCTTATCTGCACTCAACCTTCGACCAAGTTTTAGACGCATTAGGCTTAGACTTCGACGAAATAATAGGATTGACAAAACTGGAACGTTTCATGTGA
- a CDS encoding RsmB/NOP family class I SAM-dependent RNA methyltransferase translates to MLREAWSLAIEALSWMEKAQISERLAIARTAKQLEISDIDALRFAHSLVCETVRCRNLIDRFINEILKPKSISELTLGVQSFLRLYVYQTRVAKDWGKIDIEEAKNIVRLARSILGWRTLQNVEPFLGLLLTESPNIILKGVGDEERVGLLTFHPTWFVRYCFKLFGRKEAITMLEANLKAPPTYIRLNTLMGSENEILTRLAEEKIRVEKVDGLRYAYKVLGTKTPLTRTKSFSEGLFYIQDKASCYAAEVANPQPGTVLLDVCAAPGAKTTYLAQLMQNRGAIYSIDFSRRRMDVWKSEIARMGAEIAEPIIADACNPLPFSIEADVVVLDPPCTSTGAFAKIPSAKWRLTQRSVEKMAEIQWQMLENCAEKVKPDGTLIYSTCSITVEENEMLIERFLKWHPEFSLAEITPKIGLPGLRGMEKCQRLYPHIHECNGYFIAKLLRNKT, encoded by the coding sequence ATGCTAAGAGAGGCTTGGTCTCTAGCCATTGAGGCTTTAAGCTGGATGGAGAAAGCGCAAATAAGCGAGCGCCTAGCCATAGCCAGAACAGCCAAACAGCTGGAAATAAGCGACATTGACGCTTTACGCTTTGCTCACAGTCTTGTCTGTGAAACCGTCCGGTGCCGCAACCTCATAGACCGCTTCATAAACGAGATTTTGAAGCCAAAATCCATAAGCGAACTCACCTTGGGCGTCCAGTCCTTTTTGAGGCTTTATGTTTACCAAACGAGGGTTGCCAAAGACTGGGGGAAAATTGACATTGAAGAGGCAAAAAACATCGTGCGACTTGCCCGCTCAATCTTGGGATGGAGAACCCTCCAAAATGTTGAGCCCTTTCTGGGCTTGCTTTTAACAGAAAGCCCCAACATCATTCTAAAAGGCGTGGGCGACGAGGAAAGAGTGGGACTTTTAACTTTTCATCCAACATGGTTTGTGCGGTACTGCTTCAAACTTTTCGGCAGAAAAGAAGCCATAACCATGCTTGAGGCAAACCTGAAAGCCCCGCCAACCTACATTAGGCTTAACACACTAATGGGAAGTGAAAATGAAATTTTGACAAGGCTAGCCGAAGAAAAGATAAGGGTTGAAAAGGTTGATGGGTTACGCTATGCCTACAAAGTTTTAGGCACAAAAACCCCGCTGACAAGAACCAAAAGCTTCAGCGAAGGCTTATTCTACATTCAAGACAAGGCTAGTTGTTATGCAGCCGAAGTGGCAAACCCGCAGCCGGGAACAGTGCTTTTGGACGTGTGTGCGGCTCCGGGTGCCAAAACCACCTATTTAGCTCAGCTTATGCAGAACCGAGGCGCAATCTATTCAATAGACTTTTCGAGGCGTAGGATGGACGTTTGGAAAAGCGAAATTGCAAGAATGGGTGCGGAAATTGCCGAGCCAATAATTGCTGACGCATGCAACCCGTTGCCATTCTCCATAGAGGCTGACGTGGTAGTTTTAGACCCGCCATGCACAAGCACAGGGGCCTTCGCAAAGATTCCATCAGCCAAATGGAGGCTTACACAACGCTCTGTTGAAAAAATGGCCGAAATCCAGTGGCAAATGCTGGAAAACTGCGCAGAAAAAGTCAAGCCGGATGGCACATTAATCTACTCCACTTGCAGCATAACAGTTGAAGAAAATGAAATGCTTATTGAACGATTTTTGAAGTGGCATCCCGAGTTCTCGCTGGCTGAAATAACACCAAAAATCGGGCTTCCTGGATTGAGGGGAATGGAAAAATGTCAGAGGCTTTACCCACACATCCACGAGTGCAACGGCTACTTCATAGCAAAGCTGTTAAGGAACAAAACATAA
- the speB gene encoding agmatinase, whose protein sequence is MGYRDLHVSRSTVFSGFQKAFEEADYVVLGVPFDVTSTYRTGARFGPAAIREASLNIETYSFRSGIDVEELRIHDLGDLHVSMDTAQTLERLAKVVGEILEAGKTPIAIGGEHTVTLGVLKGFGNKVSKTAILSFDAHLDLRNEFMGLSVSHTTFMRRLNEQLKPAKTLEVGTRAVCREELAYAEKAGIKFVTAQQIREEGVEQTLKILKRKLSDVKNVYISVDMDVLDPAYAPAVQNPEPEGLENHTLLEILCSICDKRVVGFDVVEVAPNYDSGVTAIQAAKVIFEILCSVEKARKG, encoded by the coding sequence ATGGGCTACCGCGACTTGCATGTTTCCCGCTCCACAGTTTTCAGCGGCTTTCAAAAGGCTTTCGAGGAAGCCGATTACGTGGTTTTAGGCGTGCCTTTTGATGTCACGAGCACTTATCGGACTGGGGCAAGGTTTGGACCAGCCGCTATAAGGGAGGCTTCCCTAAACATTGAAACCTACAGTTTCCGCAGCGGTATAGACGTTGAGGAACTGCGAATCCATGATTTGGGCGACTTGCATGTGTCAATGGATACGGCGCAAACCCTTGAAAGGCTTGCAAAGGTTGTTGGTGAAATCTTGGAGGCTGGGAAAACACCCATTGCTATTGGTGGGGAGCACACAGTTACATTGGGCGTTTTGAAGGGTTTTGGCAATAAAGTTTCCAAGACGGCTATTTTAAGTTTTGATGCGCATCTTGATTTGCGGAACGAGTTCATGGGTTTGAGTGTTTCCCACACAACCTTTATGCGAAGGCTAAACGAGCAGTTGAAGCCAGCCAAAACATTGGAGGTTGGCACAAGGGCTGTCTGCAGAGAAGAACTCGCCTATGCGGAGAAAGCCGGAATCAAATTTGTAACAGCCCAACAAATTAGAGAGGAAGGCGTAGAGCAGACGCTGAAAATTTTGAAGCGGAAGCTCTCCGATGTTAAAAACGTTTATATTTCCGTGGATATGGATGTTCTGGACCCAGCCTATGCTCCAGCAGTGCAAAATCCCGAACCAGAGGGTCTTGAAAACCACACTTTACTGGAAATTCTATGCAGTATTTGCGACAAGCGTGTTGTTGGTTTTGATGTGGTTGAAGTTGCGCCAAACTATGATAGCGGAGTGACGGCTATACAAGCTGCAAAAGTGATCTTTGAAATATTATGTAGCGTAGAAAAAGCGAGAAAGGGTTAG
- a CDS encoding Ig-like domain repeat protein produces MRKRKAVTLLVLTILVLTMSLIQTFAVNACHRKDRKPPKIHYVCHYPTEPEYEDSVLVLAYITDSKSGVANATLFYRVDNQESVTVKMDRNGSLFFAEIPPKCYNSTVTYLVCAYDGAGNKACSKEYTYIVGDFHPPVITYIERVPAQPNYNETVLIIANATEPSLASGVKELLLSYNNGIEWNTTKMDFNGTLYVTEIPAFPYGATINYRVSAVDNAGNTATIDLYSYTVDDRFPPIATILTPTNGSYIAGKTNIKVYVQDDNLLGANLTLDGELLTEWNVTGQYMYLLDTATLNDGLHVLTFKAVDKAGNTARYEVKVTIDNTPPKATIQFPLNGSYLRGMVIVRLHAEDANFDRMELKIGEETHVWKLEDQTYVWDTSDCSDGAYTITLAAFDKAGNKAEKTIAVTVDNTTPTIVDFSWTPSQPIENESVKVSAKIVEGGSGIKNVTLWFRLLGGEWQKQPMNWENGNWTGTIPGYEKDAIITFYVECFDNAGNAARTTEGHYVVKAAPGEGGVAPGAEGFPLHWLILIILALCAVFASTAYYVRKRKRRGIATNFFAITSL; encoded by the coding sequence ATGCGGAAAAGAAAAGCGGTCACACTCCTAGTCCTAACAATCCTAGTCTTAACAATGAGCCTCATCCAGACTTTTGCAGTTAACGCGTGCCACCGCAAGGACCGAAAACCTCCAAAGATTCACTATGTTTGCCACTATCCGACGGAGCCGGAATACGAAGATAGCGTGCTTGTTCTAGCTTACATAACGGATTCTAAAAGCGGAGTAGCCAACGCAACCCTATTCTACAGGGTGGACAATCAAGAGAGCGTAACGGTGAAAATGGATAGGAATGGCAGCTTGTTTTTTGCGGAGATTCCGCCAAAATGCTACAACTCCACGGTCACCTATTTGGTTTGCGCCTATGACGGGGCTGGGAACAAGGCATGCTCAAAGGAGTACACATATATTGTTGGTGATTTTCATCCGCCAGTCATAACATATATTGAACGGGTGCCAGCCCAACCCAACTACAACGAAACCGTCTTGATTATTGCAAATGCAACAGAACCATCACTTGCTAGTGGCGTGAAAGAGCTATTGCTCTCATACAATAACGGCATAGAATGGAACACCACTAAAATGGATTTCAATGGCACATTGTATGTTACGGAGATACCGGCGTTTCCATATGGGGCGACAATAAATTATCGAGTGTCGGCAGTTGACAATGCAGGAAACACCGCAACCATAGACCTATACTCGTATACTGTTGACGACCGCTTCCCACCAATAGCCACAATTTTAACCCCAACTAATGGAAGCTATATCGCTGGGAAAACAAACATCAAAGTTTACGTTCAAGACGACAACTTATTGGGCGCCAATCTCACCCTTGATGGGGAATTGTTAACCGAATGGAATGTAACCGGACAGTACATGTACTTGTTGGATACGGCGACGCTGAACGATGGGCTTCACGTTTTGACGTTTAAAGCTGTTGACAAAGCTGGAAACACCGCCAGGTATGAGGTCAAGGTAACAATTGATAACACACCGCCAAAGGCTACGATTCAGTTTCCGCTTAATGGAAGTTACTTGCGCGGCATGGTGATTGTTAGGCTTCACGCAGAAGATGCAAACTTTGATAGGATGGAGTTGAAGATAGGCGAAGAAACCCATGTTTGGAAATTAGAGGACCAAACTTATGTGTGGGACACGAGCGACTGCAGCGACGGCGCCTACACCATCACTCTGGCAGCGTTTGATAAGGCTGGGAACAAAGCTGAAAAAACTATAGCCGTAACAGTGGATAACACAACTCCCACAATAGTTGACTTTTCATGGACGCCATCACAGCCAATCGAAAATGAGTCGGTTAAAGTTTCAGCCAAAATCGTTGAAGGCGGAAGTGGAATCAAAAATGTAACCTTATGGTTTAGGCTTTTGGGCGGTGAATGGCAGAAACAGCCAATGAATTGGGAAAATGGAAATTGGACAGGCACAATTCCGGGATACGAGAAGGACGCCATAATAACGTTTTATGTTGAATGTTTTGACAACGCCGGAAACGCTGCAAGAACAACAGAAGGTCATTACGTTGTCAAAGCTGCACCAGGCGAAGGCGGCGTTGCACCCGGCGCTGAAGGCTTCCCATTACACTGGCTAATACTTATAATCCTAGCCCTCTGTGCTGTTTTTGCTTCAACAGCCTATTACGTTAGAAAAAGGAAGCGCCGCGGCATTGCCACTAACTTTTTTGCTATTACAAGCCTCTAA
- a CDS encoding molybdopterin-binding protein → MCLKTARDLKKAKWFRFTSLMLWRFSTRMFRKLLTFEEAKQTIQKHFEAKPLGIEEVPLLEACNRVLAEDVTAPLDIPPFNRSTVDGYAVKAEDTFGADENTPVKLRLCGMVSVGEMPKIRVENGTAAEIMTGAPIPEGADAVVMAENTERKNGDVYVYAAVAKDENVMKAGADIKRGETVAKQGQLLGSREIGAIAAVGLSKVKVYKIPRVAVLSTGAEITEPDKPLAPGKIYDINAYSLSAAVVESGGKPVYLGVFPDDQNEIEKALKKALSSADVVVTSGGVSVGPKDVIPKTLSLLGKPGVIVCGIATKPGKPTTVAIIDGKPIFALPGHPTSALLIFHLLVRPIIERMAGRKTMEAATVRAFASTRIFPARGRRTFVMVKLKGDESKRLIAEPVPVGLSGAITTLLWADGFVEIPENQQFVDADEEVIVHLFKRLENF, encoded by the coding sequence TTGTGCCTGAAAACCGCGAGGGACTTGAAGAAGGCGAAGTGGTTCAGGTTCACCTCTTTGATGCTTTGGAGGTTTTCGACGAGAATGTTTAGAAAACTCTTAACTTTTGAGGAGGCAAAACAAACCATTCAAAAGCATTTTGAGGCTAAACCGTTAGGCATTGAAGAAGTCCCACTTTTAGAGGCATGCAACCGCGTTCTGGCAGAAGATGTAACCGCCCCTCTTGACATTCCGCCCTTTAACCGTTCAACGGTGGACGGTTACGCTGTTAAAGCTGAAGACACTTTCGGCGCAGACGAAAATACACCGGTAAAGTTGAGGCTTTGCGGAATGGTAAGCGTCGGAGAAATGCCAAAAATAAGAGTGGAGAATGGAACAGCAGCCGAAATAATGACTGGCGCCCCAATTCCTGAAGGCGCAGATGCTGTTGTCATGGCTGAAAACACTGAAAGAAAAAACGGCGACGTTTACGTTTATGCCGCAGTGGCAAAGGATGAAAACGTTATGAAAGCTGGAGCAGACATAAAAAGGGGTGAAACAGTTGCCAAACAAGGGCAGCTTTTAGGCTCAAGAGAAATCGGCGCCATAGCAGCGGTGGGACTTTCAAAAGTTAAGGTTTACAAAATTCCACGTGTAGCGGTTTTATCCACCGGCGCGGAAATAACCGAACCAGACAAGCCACTGGCTCCCGGGAAAATTTATGATATTAACGCTTACAGCTTAAGCGCAGCCGTCGTGGAGAGCGGCGGAAAACCAGTTTACCTCGGAGTTTTTCCAGACGACCAAAATGAAATTGAAAAAGCGTTGAAAAAGGCTTTATCGTCAGCAGATGTCGTCGTGACCTCGGGCGGAGTTTCAGTCGGGCCGAAGGATGTCATCCCAAAAACGCTCAGCCTTCTTGGAAAGCCCGGCGTGATTGTTTGTGGAATAGCCACAAAACCGGGAAAACCAACAACAGTCGCTATAATAGATGGTAAGCCCATTTTCGCCCTACCCGGACATCCAACCTCAGCACTGCTAATCTTCCACTTGCTGGTGCGTCCAATAATAGAGCGTATGGCTGGAAGAAAAACCATGGAGGCTGCCACCGTGAGGGCTTTTGCATCAACACGAATTTTTCCAGCGAGGGGGAGACGCACATTCGTCATGGTCAAGCTTAAAGGAGACGAGTCAAAGCGGCTAATAGCAGAACCCGTTCCAGTTGGGCTTTCAGGAGCTATAACAACCCTTCTATGGGCTGATGGTTTTGTGGAAATTCCGGAAAATCAGCAGTTTGTCGACGCCGATGAAGAAGTCATAGTTCACCTATTCAAAAGATTGGAGAACTTTTGA
- a CDS encoding molybdopterin molybdotransferase MoeA gives MVRLRGFQKLATIEEAKKLFFDDLKFRQHRTEIVPVWEALNRVLAEDLIAEEDLPKFNRSAVDGYAVKAEDTFGASQFKPKILKLTSASEVKSGEAKQVWTGNPLPKGADAVLMLENVRLVNSQIEVWAAVTPGENVSKRGEDIAKGEVAVKAGTRLKPHHLALISALGKNEVLVFVKPKVAILATGNELVEVGQKPREDQIYETNRVMLASLCHELGAEFLDLGIVKDDVEEISEILKQGLEKADVVITTGGTSVGASDLVPTAINRLGKPGVLVHGVAMRPAMPTALAIVDDKPIIVLSGNPVAAFFGFEVFARPLILKMLGIENEPRPVVAARLTRRTSTALGRKTFVRVRVFQRNGEFYAEPISARGSGIISTLTRANGYVVVPENREGLEEGEVVQVHLFDALEVFDENV, from the coding sequence TTGGTTAGGCTAAGGGGATTCCAAAAGCTCGCAACGATTGAGGAAGCGAAAAAACTGTTTTTTGACGATCTAAAATTTAGGCAGCATAGAACCGAGATTGTCCCGGTCTGGGAGGCACTTAACCGTGTTTTGGCAGAAGACCTTATCGCAGAGGAAGACTTGCCGAAATTTAACCGTTCAGCTGTCGACGGCTATGCTGTAAAGGCTGAAGACACTTTTGGGGCTTCCCAGTTTAAGCCCAAAATCCTAAAACTGACAAGTGCAAGCGAAGTGAAAAGTGGCGAAGCAAAACAGGTTTGGACTGGAAACCCTCTTCCAAAAGGGGCAGACGCTGTTTTAATGCTGGAAAATGTTAGGCTTGTCAACAGCCAAATAGAGGTTTGGGCAGCTGTTACGCCGGGCGAAAATGTTTCGAAGCGGGGGGAAGACATTGCAAAAGGCGAGGTTGCTGTCAAAGCTGGAACGCGTCTCAAACCCCATCATTTAGCCTTAATATCGGCGCTTGGCAAAAATGAAGTGCTGGTTTTTGTAAAGCCAAAGGTGGCGATTTTGGCTACTGGAAACGAGCTTGTCGAAGTTGGACAAAAACCGAGGGAAGACCAAATTTATGAGACTAATAGGGTTATGCTTGCATCTTTATGCCATGAGCTGGGCGCCGAGTTTCTAGACTTGGGAATAGTCAAAGATGATGTTGAGGAAATTTCAGAAATTCTAAAACAAGGGCTTGAGAAGGCGGACGTTGTAATAACCACTGGCGGCACAAGTGTTGGGGCATCAGACCTAGTCCCAACAGCTATTAACAGGCTTGGCAAGCCAGGTGTTCTCGTCCACGGAGTTGCCATGCGCCCAGCCATGCCAACAGCCCTAGCCATTGTAGATGATAAGCCAATAATAGTGCTTTCAGGCAATCCAGTTGCAGCCTTCTTCGGCTTTGAGGTTTTCGCCAGACCCCTAATCCTCAAAATGTTGGGCATCGAAAATGAGCCTAGACCAGTTGTTGCGGCAAGGCTTACGAGGCGAACCTCGACAGCCCTTGGAAGAAAAACTTTCGTCCGCGTTCGCGTCTTCCAAAGGAACGGGGAATTTTACGCTGAACCCATAAGCGCTAGAGGCTCCGGCATAATTTCAACGTTAACTAGAGCTAATGGATATGTTGTTGTGCCTGAAAACCGCGAGGGACTTGAAGAAGGCGAAGTGGTTCAGGTTCACCTCTTTGATGCTTTGGAGGTTTTCGACGAGAATGTTTAG
- a CDS encoding TIM barrel protein produces the protein MADRPRFGPAGVPPSFRAMKAALTDVPRLLREEGLDAFEYQAVRWGAKPQIRREDAEKLGLRARENDVLLSLHGSYFINFCGGKETVEASKDRLIACATASHWMGSQIVVFHSGFYGGKPSKEVFKGCLEALKDVVESLRVLGIRDVRLGPETMGKPTQFGSLEEVLALCEQVEQTQPVIDWAHLHARDRGRFKSVDDFRAVVEEIERRLGTEAVKNMHCHFTKVEFTDKGERCHHTMDEAGYGPDFEMLARVIADFRLNPVIISESPVLDVDAVKMRDILRKVLKT, from the coding sequence ATGGCTGACCGTCCAAGGTTTGGTCCGGCAGGGGTTCCCCCAAGTTTTAGGGCTATGAAAGCCGCCCTAACAGATGTTCCTAGACTTTTGCGGGAAGAGGGTTTAGATGCTTTCGAATATCAGGCTGTGCGTTGGGGTGCAAAGCCCCAGATTAGGAGGGAAGACGCTGAAAAATTGGGATTAAGGGCTAGGGAGAATGATGTTCTTTTAAGCCTCCACGGTTCTTATTTCATAAACTTTTGTGGTGGAAAAGAAACAGTTGAAGCTAGCAAAGACCGCCTAATCGCTTGTGCCACAGCGTCCCATTGGATGGGCTCCCAAATTGTCGTTTTTCACTCGGGGTTTTATGGCGGGAAACCTTCTAAAGAGGTTTTTAAAGGATGCCTCGAAGCCTTGAAAGATGTTGTTGAAAGTTTAAGGGTTCTTGGCATAAGGGATGTGCGGCTTGGTCCTGAAACCATGGGGAAGCCAACTCAATTTGGCAGTTTAGAAGAGGTTTTGGCTTTGTGCGAACAGGTTGAGCAAACTCAACCCGTGATAGACTGGGCGCATTTGCATGCGAGGGACCGTGGACGCTTTAAAAGTGTCGATGACTTCCGTGCAGTTGTGGAAGAAATTGAGAGGCGTTTGGGGACCGAAGCTGTCAAAAACATGCATTGCCACTTCACAAAAGTTGAGTTCACGGATAAAGGGGAAAGGTGCCACCATACCATGGATGAGGCTGGCTACGGACCAGATTTTGAGATGCTTGCAAGGGTTATAGCAGATTTTAGACTTAACCCCGTCATAATTAGCGAGAGCCCAGTGTTGGATGTTGACGCTGTGAAAATGCGGGATATTCTCAGAAAAGTGCTGAAAACATAA
- a CDS encoding type II secretion system F family protein: protein MVKQIVWVSSAILAVSIILFGFFTAWGTTVFDEFVFFAIIAAFTPPTIINYVDYRWKKAIDEHLPDLFRSIVQAQETGMTLPRALEEAAKRDFGPLTAELRKMNAQISWGMTLEEALIAFARRVNTVLVQRTIPLIIEANHSGGHVEKVFDPMGKFVQSTLIIHKERQNRTRPYIAIIYVAFFVFLFTIVLLFKSFFVEIQGLPMIGAAVMAPAEIKRLFLHMTAIQGFFGGLVAGKMGEGTVSAGLKHSLVMMVCGYLALKIFL from the coding sequence TTGGTCAAGCAAATCGTTTGGGTTTCATCGGCTATCCTAGCAGTGTCCATCATACTTTTCGGGTTTTTCACGGCATGGGGCACAACGGTTTTCGACGAGTTTGTGTTTTTCGCTATTATTGCGGCTTTCACTCCGCCAACAATCATAAATTATGTCGATTATAGGTGGAAGAAAGCTATAGACGAGCACCTGCCAGATCTTTTCAGAAGCATTGTGCAGGCGCAAGAAACTGGCATGACCCTGCCTAGAGCCTTAGAGGAAGCGGCGAAAAGGGATTTCGGTCCGTTAACCGCTGAGTTGCGGAAGATGAATGCCCAAATCTCTTGGGGTATGACTTTAGAGGAAGCCCTAATCGCATTTGCTAGGCGTGTCAACACCGTTCTTGTGCAGAGGACCATACCGCTCATAATTGAGGCTAACCATTCAGGAGGGCATGTGGAGAAGGTCTTCGACCCCATGGGCAAGTTCGTGCAGTCAACGCTGATAATTCATAAGGAGCGCCAGAACAGAACAAGGCCCTATATCGCCATAATTTATGTGGCTTTCTTTGTCTTCTTGTTCACCATAGTGCTGCTTTTCAAATCCTTCTTCGTGGAGATACAAGGCTTGCCTATGATTGGAGCGGCTGTCATGGCTCCAGCGGAAATAAAACGCCTATTTTTACACATGACTGCAATTCAAGGGTTTTTCGGCGGTTTAGTGGCTGGAAAGATGGGCGAGGGCACAGTAAGCGCAGGACTCAAGCATAGTCTAGTGATGATGGTGTGCGGCTACTTAGCCCTCAAAATCTTCCTATGA